One window of Panthera tigris isolate Pti1 chromosome C2, P.tigris_Pti1_mat1.1, whole genome shotgun sequence genomic DNA carries:
- the ZBED2 gene encoding zinc finger BED domain-containing protein 2 yields the protein MRREEEEEEGTRMKAKGDLEMKEEEAISEKGEPVGPFASAMPTSLPNNKGSRFSEVWEYFHLAPVRVGHHPNQYATCRLCGRQVSRGPGVNVGTTALWKHLKSMHREELEKTGHGQVGQRKDSRSQGPQLPMGIEGEWARLLEQLGTLALWASQREKEVLRRERAVEWRERAVERRERALEEVERAILEMKWKVRAEKEACRREQEQPAAAHPFHFV from the coding sequence ATGAGgcgggaagaggaggaagaggagggaaccAGGATGAAGGCAAAAGGAGACCTTGAGatgaaggaggaagaggcaaTCAGTGAGAAGGGAGAACCGGTTGGCCCTTTCGCGAGCGCCATGCCCACCTCTCTGCCGAACAACAAGGGGTCCCGGTTTTCTGAGGTTTGGGAATATTTCCACCTGGCCCCTGTTCGTGTTGGCCACCACCCCAACCAATATGCCACCTGCCGCCTGTGTGGCAGGCAGGTGAGCCGCGGCCCGGGGGTTAACGTGGGCACCACAGCCTTGTGGAAACATCTGAAGAGCATGCATAGAGAAGAGCTGGAGAAGACTGGCCATGGTCAGGTGGGGCAGCGCAAGGACTCCAGGTCCCAGGGGCCCCAGCTCCCCATGGGTATTGAGGGTGAATGGGCCCGGCTCCTGGAGCAGCTGGGGACCCTGGCTTTGTGGGCCAGCCAAAGGGAAAAGGAGGTGCTTaggagggagagggcagtggAATGGCGGGAGAGAGCAGTAGAAAGGAGAGAGCGAGCCCTGGAAGAGGTAGAAAGGGCCATCCTGGAGATGAAGTGGAAGGTGAGAGCTGAGAAGGAAGCCTGTCGGAGGGAGCAAGAGCAGCCTGCAGCAGCTcatcctttccattttgtttaa